In the genome of Saccharomonospora viridis DSM 43017, one region contains:
- a CDS encoding aspartate aminotransferase family protein encodes MAQLSPILKQATPVVVDHGEGAYLYDTDGRRHLDFTAGIGVTSTGHCHPRVVRAAQEQIGKLIHGQYTTVMHRPLLELSERLGEVLPNGLDSLFFANSGSEAVEAALRLTRQATGRPNVVVFQGGFHGRTVAAASMTTSGTRFSAGFSPLMGGVHVAPFPNAFHYGWDERTTTEFALRELDYLFATQTSPQETAAFFIEPMLGEGGYVPANTEFFAGLRRRADEHGILLVIDEIQTGFGRTGKFWGHQHFDVRPDVLLIAKGLASGFPLSGIAASKELMSKAWPGSQGGTYGGNAVSCAAAIATLDVIAEENLVENAAARGKQLLDGARAIGEKTPGIGDVRGLGLLVGSEFVTSDGKPDAATAQAAQQAAAQKGLLLLTCGPFMNVVRMIPPLVVTAEQVDEALEIWADVVASVTTGS; translated from the coding sequence ATGGCCCAGCTTTCCCCGATCCTCAAGCAGGCCACACCGGTCGTCGTCGATCACGGCGAAGGTGCATACCTCTACGACACCGACGGACGTCGCCACCTCGACTTCACCGCGGGCATCGGCGTCACCAGCACCGGCCATTGCCACCCCCGCGTGGTGCGCGCCGCGCAGGAACAGATCGGCAAGCTGATCCACGGCCAGTACACCACCGTCATGCACCGTCCTCTGCTCGAATTGAGCGAGCGTCTCGGCGAGGTCCTGCCGAACGGACTCGACTCGCTCTTCTTCGCCAATTCGGGCAGCGAGGCCGTCGAGGCCGCCCTCCGGCTGACCCGTCAGGCCACGGGCAGGCCCAACGTCGTCGTGTTCCAGGGCGGCTTCCACGGCCGCACCGTGGCGGCGGCGTCGATGACCACCTCCGGCACTCGGTTCAGCGCCGGGTTCTCACCGTTGATGGGCGGCGTGCACGTGGCCCCGTTCCCCAACGCCTTCCACTACGGCTGGGACGAGAGGACCACCACGGAGTTCGCGCTGCGGGAACTGGATTACCTCTTCGCCACCCAGACCTCACCGCAGGAGACGGCCGCGTTCTTCATCGAACCGATGCTCGGCGAAGGCGGTTACGTACCCGCCAATACCGAGTTCTTCGCCGGCTTGCGACGCCGCGCCGACGAACACGGCATCCTGCTGGTGATCGACGAGATCCAGACCGGCTTCGGCCGGACCGGGAAGTTCTGGGGACACCAGCACTTCGACGTCCGACCCGACGTCCTCCTCATCGCGAAGGGACTGGCCAGCGGTTTCCCGTTGTCGGGCATCGCCGCGTCGAAGGAGCTGATGAGCAAGGCCTGGCCCGGTTCGCAGGGCGGCACCTACGGGGGCAACGCCGTGTCGTGTGCGGCGGCCATCGCCACCCTCGACGTCATCGCCGAGGAGAACCTCGTCGAGAACGCGGCCGCGCGGGGCAAGCAGTTGCTCGACGGCGCGCGGGCGATCGGCGAGAAGACCCCGGGCATCGGCGACGTGCGCGGCCTCGGCCTGCTGGTGGGTTCGGAGTTCGTCACATCCGACGGCAAGCCCGACGCCGCGACGGCGCAGGCTGCGCAGCAGGCCGCCGCGCAGAAGGGACTGCTCCTGCTCACCTGCGGACCGTTCATGAACGTCGTACGGATGATCCCGCCCCTGGTCGTGACCGCCGAACAGGTGGACGAGGCGCTGGAGATCTGGGCCGACGTCGTCGCATCGGTGACCACCGGCTCCTGA
- a CDS encoding DUF3830 family protein, which yields MARYLTITLDKRGVSCRARLLDDEAPRTCQAVWDALPQSGAAYHAKYARNEIYTLVPPFADPKPGRENPTVTPIPGDVVYFGFEAWEIGNPAYGYDEGSEAYSENGATDLALFYGRNNLLINGDAGWVPGNVFATITEGLEDMAAAAQDLWLRGVEGETLTFARA from the coding sequence GTGGCCCGTTACCTCACTATCACGCTCGACAAGCGCGGTGTGTCCTGTCGTGCCCGACTGCTCGACGACGAGGCCCCACGGACGTGCCAGGCGGTGTGGGACGCACTTCCCCAAAGCGGGGCGGCCTATCACGCGAAATACGCCCGCAACGAGATCTACACGCTCGTGCCACCGTTCGCCGACCCGAAACCGGGACGGGAGAACCCGACGGTGACCCCCATTCCCGGCGACGTCGTGTACTTCGGGTTCGAGGCGTGGGAGATCGGCAATCCCGCCTACGGTTACGACGAGGGCAGCGAGGCGTACAGCGAGAACGGCGCGACGGACCTCGCCCTCTTCTACGGCCGTAACAATCTGCTGATCAACGGTGATGCCGGCTGGGTTCCCGGCAACGTGTTCGCCACGATCACCGAGGGATTGGAGGACATGGCCGCCGCCGCGCAGGACCTGTGGCTACGGGGTGTCGAAGGCGAAACCCTGACGTTCGCCCGCGCGTAG
- a CDS encoding FAD-binding oxidoreductase, whose product MGDVAQRLADIVGTDNMASGDAVGDDYTGDEALVGERIKPRYVVKPATAEEVAAILRLATEERIPVTARGSGTGLSGAVRPHPDGMVVSFERMNAILDIDTTNHVAVVQPGVTLSELDAKTAEVGLGYTVYPGEMSASVGGNVGTNAGGMRAVKYGVTRNNILGLQAALPTGELIRTGGRTVKTSTGYDLTQLVIGSEGTLALATEIIVKLHPRLPHNTTVLAPFPTLNAVMHAVPRIVSSGLAPHILEYIDALTMAAITHTAELSLGIPDDVREASQAYLVVGLENRDADRLDGDVAVLGDLLTDLGASDAYVLEGTSARKLIEAREKAFWTAKAAGADEIIDVVVPRSALPDFLTEAQAAAARTESGVVGCGHAGDGNVHLAVFQKDEGKRDRLLHEIFAAAMELGGAISGEHGIGHAKKTHFLRLEDPAKIELMSRVKRAFDPAGILNPGVLFGRED is encoded by the coding sequence ATGGGCGACGTAGCGCAGCGGCTGGCCGACATCGTCGGCACGGACAACATGGCAAGCGGCGACGCCGTCGGTGACGACTACACGGGCGACGAGGCGCTCGTCGGCGAGCGGATCAAGCCCAGGTACGTGGTCAAGCCCGCCACCGCCGAGGAGGTCGCCGCCATCCTACGGCTGGCCACCGAGGAACGCATACCCGTGACGGCTCGGGGATCGGGCACCGGCCTTTCGGGTGCGGTCCGACCGCACCCCGACGGAATGGTCGTCTCCTTCGAGCGGATGAACGCGATCCTCGACATCGACACCACCAACCACGTCGCCGTCGTACAGCCGGGCGTGACACTGTCCGAACTGGATGCCAAGACCGCGGAGGTCGGCCTCGGTTACACCGTCTACCCCGGGGAGATGAGCGCCAGCGTCGGCGGCAACGTCGGCACCAACGCGGGCGGCATGCGAGCGGTCAAGTACGGCGTCACCAGAAACAACATCCTCGGCCTGCAAGCCGCGCTCCCCACCGGCGAACTGATCCGCACCGGTGGCCGAACGGTGAAGACCTCGACCGGCTACGACCTCACCCAGCTGGTCATCGGCTCCGAGGGCACCCTCGCGCTCGCCACCGAGATCATCGTCAAACTGCACCCCCGACTCCCCCACAACACGACGGTGCTCGCACCGTTTCCCACGCTCAACGCGGTGATGCACGCCGTGCCCCGCATCGTCTCCAGCGGACTCGCACCGCACATCCTCGAATACATCGACGCGCTGACCATGGCGGCCATCACCCACACCGCGGAACTGTCCCTCGGCATCCCCGACGACGTCCGGGAGGCATCGCAGGCCTACCTGGTGGTGGGACTGGAAAACCGTGACGCCGACCGCCTCGACGGCGACGTGGCCGTCCTCGGTGACCTCCTCACCGACCTCGGTGCCTCCGACGCCTACGTGCTCGAAGGCACCTCCGCACGCAAACTGATCGAAGCGCGGGAGAAGGCTTTCTGGACGGCCAAGGCCGCGGGCGCAGACGAGATCATCGACGTCGTTGTGCCACGTTCGGCCCTGCCCGACTTTCTCACCGAAGCGCAAGCCGCCGCCGCACGCACCGAGTCGGGTGTGGTCGGCTGTGGGCACGCGGGCGACGGCAATGTCCACCTCGCCGTGTTCCAGAAGGATGAGGGTAAACGGGACCGTTTACTGCACGAGATCTTCGCCGCGGCGATGGAATTGGGTGGTGCCATCTCCGGTGAACACGGCATCGGACATGCCAAGAAGACACACTTCCTCCGTCTGGAGGACCCCGCCAAGATCGAGTTGATGAGCCGAGTGAAGCGGGCATTCGACCCTGCCGGGATCTTGAACCCCGGTGTGCTCTTCGGCCGGGAGGACTGA
- a CDS encoding acetolactate synthase large subunit, whose product MAMNGAQALIRTLVDADVDVCFTNPGTSEMHFVAALDDVPQIRGVLGLAEGVVTGAADGYGRIADKPAATLLHLGAGLSNGLANLHNARRANTPIVNIIGDHATYHKRFDAPLESDIEAVAGSLNGWMRRSSSTADIGTDTAAAIAAAQDAPGRVATLILPADVSWGEGGTPAATVPPTPPRTVASDVVRSVAEVLRSGEPVALLFGGRACRERGLRAVSRIAQATGAKPFAETFPARMERGAGLPNIERLGYLAEQVAYQLDGVRHVILAGARSPVSFFAYPGKASDLVPEGARVHTLAEPADDVITALEELADEVAADVEPELAPAQRPELPTGELTPQNWAQVIGALLPENAIISDETNTSGLLVPMATAGAPRHDVLTLTGGAIGQGMAVATGAAIAAPDRPVINLEADGSAVYNISSLWTQARENLNVTTVVLNNRAYAILRMELQRVGAESSGPKAKSLFDLSTPDLDFVSMAEGFGVPATRARTAEELADQFRRAVTTPGPHLIEAMVPPLL is encoded by the coding sequence ATGGCGATGAACGGCGCGCAGGCACTGATCCGCACACTCGTCGACGCCGACGTGGACGTGTGCTTCACCAATCCGGGCACGTCGGAGATGCACTTCGTGGCCGCGCTCGACGACGTGCCCCAGATCCGTGGTGTGCTCGGCCTGGCCGAGGGTGTGGTGACGGGGGCCGCCGACGGGTACGGGCGCATCGCGGACAAACCGGCCGCGACCCTGCTGCACCTCGGTGCGGGACTGAGTAACGGACTGGCGAATCTGCACAACGCCCGCCGCGCGAACACCCCGATCGTCAACATCATCGGCGACCACGCGACCTACCACAAACGGTTCGACGCGCCCTTGGAGTCCGACATCGAAGCGGTGGCGGGTTCGTTGAACGGGTGGATGCGTCGATCGTCGAGCACGGCCGACATCGGCACCGACACGGCGGCGGCGATCGCGGCGGCGCAGGACGCGCCGGGCCGGGTGGCGACGCTGATCCTGCCCGCCGACGTGTCGTGGGGAGAGGGGGGTACCCCCGCGGCGACGGTCCCGCCGACCCCGCCGCGGACAGTGGCGTCGGACGTCGTGCGCTCCGTGGCGGAGGTACTGCGCAGCGGGGAACCGGTGGCGCTGCTCTTCGGTGGCCGCGCCTGTCGGGAACGCGGTCTGCGCGCGGTGAGCCGGATCGCGCAAGCCACCGGGGCCAAGCCGTTCGCCGAGACATTCCCGGCTCGGATGGAGCGCGGCGCCGGCCTGCCGAACATCGAACGGCTCGGATACCTCGCCGAACAGGTCGCCTACCAACTCGACGGCGTGCGACACGTCATCCTCGCCGGCGCTCGTTCCCCCGTGTCGTTCTTCGCCTATCCCGGCAAGGCCAGTGATCTCGTGCCCGAGGGCGCACGCGTGCACACCCTGGCCGAGCCGGCCGACGACGTCATCACCGCGCTGGAGGAACTGGCCGACGAGGTGGCCGCCGACGTCGAGCCGGAACTCGCACCTGCGCAGCGTCCGGAATTGCCGACCGGGGAATTGACGCCACAGAACTGGGCACAGGTGATCGGCGCGCTGCTGCCCGAGAACGCGATCATCTCGGACGAGACGAACACCTCCGGTCTGCTCGTACCCATGGCGACCGCCGGAGCCCCACGGCACGACGTGTTGACGTTGACGGGCGGCGCGATCGGCCAGGGAATGGCCGTGGCCACCGGTGCCGCCATCGCCGCACCGGACCGCCCGGTGATCAACCTGGAGGCCGACGGCAGCGCGGTGTACAACATCTCATCACTGTGGACACAGGCGAGGGAGAACCTCAACGTCACCACGGTGGTGCTCAACAACCGCGCGTACGCCATCCTGCGTATGGAGCTGCAGCGGGTGGGCGCGGAATCTTCCGGACCGAAGGCCAAGAGTCTGTTCGATCTGTCCACACCGGATCTCGACTTCGTGAGCATGGCCGAGGGATTCGGGGTTCCCGCGACGAGGGCTCGAACGGCCGAGGAACTCGCCGATCAGTTCCGTCGCGCGGTCACGACACCGGGTCCCCACCTCATCGAGGCGATGGTCCCCCCGCTCCTTTGA
- a CDS encoding 3-hydroxyacyl-CoA dehydrogenase NAD-binding domain-containing protein, whose product MTESKTIRWEQDSDGIVVLTLDDPKQSANTMNADFRESFGVTIDRLEAEKDSITGVVITSAKKTFFAGGDLNDLIKATPADAEAITEYSNELKQQLRRLETLGRPVVAAINGAALGGGLEIALACHHRIAADVKGSRIGLPEVTLGLLPGAGGVVRTVRLLGIQNAVLNVLVQGQRYRPAKALEIGLIHELVDSVDELLPKAKEWIKANPEAQQPWDVKGYKIPGGTPSNPKFAANLPAFPATLRKQLKGAPMPAPRAILATAVESTQVDIDTAFKIETRYFVSLVTGQVAKNMTKAFFFDLQHINSGGSRPKGFEKYTARKVGVLGAGMMGAAIAYVAAKAGIDVVLKDVSKENAEKGKDYARKLEEKALKRGKTTEEKSKALLDRIVTTGDPADFAGVDFVIEAVFESTELKHKVFAEIEDIVNPDAVLGSNTSTLPITTLAEGVKRQEDFIGIHFFSPVDKMPLVEIIRGKKTSDATLAKVFDFTLQIRKTPIVVNDSRGFFTSRVIGTFLNEAVAALGEGVEPATIEQAGAQAGYPAPPLQLMDELTLTLPRKIREETKAAVEAAGGTWTPHPADAVIDRMIDEFDRKGRSFGAGFYEYDENGKRVRLWPGLREAWGSGSADVPFKDLQERMLFAEALETVKCFDEGVLNSVEDANIGSIFGIGFPAWTGGVVQYMNQYEGGLKGFVARARELAQRYGSHFEPPASLVEKAEKGEIFE is encoded by the coding sequence ATGACTGAGAGCAAGACCATCCGCTGGGAGCAGGACTCCGACGGCATCGTCGTGCTGACGCTCGACGACCCGAAACAGTCGGCCAACACCATGAACGCCGACTTCCGCGAGTCGTTCGGTGTGACCATCGACCGTCTCGAGGCCGAGAAGGACTCGATCACCGGTGTGGTGATCACTTCGGCGAAGAAGACGTTCTTCGCCGGCGGTGACCTCAACGACCTCATCAAGGCGACCCCCGCCGACGCCGAGGCGATCACCGAGTACAGCAACGAACTGAAGCAGCAACTGCGTCGACTGGAGACGCTGGGCAGGCCGGTCGTCGCCGCCATCAACGGCGCCGCCCTGGGCGGCGGCCTGGAGATCGCCCTGGCCTGCCACCACCGCATCGCCGCCGACGTCAAGGGCAGCCGCATCGGTTTGCCCGAGGTCACGCTCGGCCTGCTGCCCGGCGCCGGTGGTGTCGTGCGCACCGTGCGTCTGCTCGGCATCCAGAACGCGGTGCTCAACGTGCTGGTGCAGGGCCAGCGTTACCGTCCCGCCAAGGCGTTGGAGATCGGTCTGATCCACGAACTGGTGGACTCGGTCGACGAACTCCTGCCGAAGGCCAAGGAGTGGATCAAGGCCAATCCCGAGGCGCAGCAGCCGTGGGACGTCAAGGGCTACAAGATCCCCGGCGGCACCCCGTCGAACCCGAAGTTCGCCGCGAACCTGCCCGCTTTCCCGGCCACCCTGCGCAAGCAGCTCAAGGGCGCGCCGATGCCCGCGCCCCGCGCGATCCTCGCGACGGCCGTGGAGAGCACCCAGGTCGACATCGACACGGCGTTCAAGATCGAGACGCGGTACTTCGTCAGCCTCGTCACCGGCCAGGTCGCGAAGAACATGACCAAGGCGTTCTTCTTCGACCTGCAGCACATCAACTCCGGTGGTTCGCGCCCCAAGGGCTTCGAGAAGTACACCGCGCGCAAGGTCGGTGTGCTCGGCGCGGGCATGATGGGCGCCGCCATCGCGTATGTCGCGGCGAAGGCGGGCATCGACGTCGTGCTCAAGGACGTCTCCAAGGAGAACGCCGAGAAGGGCAAGGACTACGCCCGCAAGCTTGAGGAGAAGGCCCTCAAACGCGGCAAGACCACCGAGGAGAAGTCGAAGGCGCTGCTCGACCGTATCGTCACCACCGGTGACCCGGCCGACTTCGCGGGCGTCGACTTCGTCATCGAGGCCGTGTTCGAGAGCACCGAGCTCAAGCACAAGGTGTTCGCCGAGATCGAGGACATCGTCAACCCCGACGCCGTGCTCGGCTCCAACACCTCCACGCTGCCCATCACCACCCTGGCCGAAGGGGTCAAGCGGCAGGAGGACTTCATCGGCATCCACTTCTTCTCGCCGGTGGACAAGATGCCGCTCGTGGAGATCATCCGCGGGAAGAAGACGTCCGACGCCACGCTGGCGAAGGTCTTCGACTTCACTCTGCAGATCCGCAAGACCCCCATCGTCGTCAACGACAGCCGGGGCTTCTTCACCAGTCGCGTCATCGGCACGTTCCTCAACGAGGCCGTCGCCGCGTTGGGGGAGGGCGTGGAGCCCGCCACCATCGAGCAGGCCGGTGCGCAGGCCGGATACCCCGCGCCGCCGTTGCAGCTGATGGACGAACTGACGCTGACGCTGCCACGCAAGATCCGCGAGGAGACGAAGGCCGCGGTGGAGGCGGCGGGCGGTACGTGGACGCCGCACCCGGCCGACGCCGTGATCGACCGGATGATCGACGAGTTCGACCGCAAGGGTCGTTCCTTCGGTGCCGGGTTCTACGAGTACGACGAGAACGGCAAGCGGGTCCGACTGTGGCCGGGGCTGCGGGAGGCCTGGGGCAGCGGCAGCGCTGACGTGCCGTTCAAGGACCTCCAGGAGCGGATGCTGTTCGCCGAGGCGTTGGAGACGGTCAAGTGCTTCGACGAAGGCGTGCTCAACTCGGTGGAGGACGCCAACATCGGCTCGATCTTCGGGATCGGTTTCCCGGCGTGGACCGGTGGTGTGGTGCAGTACATGAACCAGTACGAGGGCGGGCTCAAGGGCTTCGTCGCGCGGGCGCGTGAACTGGCGCAGCGCTACGGCAGCCACTTCGAGCCGCCGGCCTCGCTGGTGGAGAAGGCGGAGAAGGGCGAGATCTTCGAGTAA